A single region of the Bacillus cereus genome encodes:
- a CDS encoding aminotransferase A, producing MEQFINPRVKDIQISGIRQFSNMIQSYDNLISLTIGQPDFPTPSLVKEAAKRAITENYTSYTHNAGLLELRKAACNFVKDNYNLHYSPENETIVTIGASEAIDVAFRTILEPGTEVILPAPIYPGYEPIIRLCGATPIFIDVRETGFRLTAEALQNAITERTRCVVLPYPSNPTGVTLSKEELEDIVSVLKDKNIFVLSDEIYSELVYEEKHTSIAHFPEMRDKAIVINGLSKSHSMTGWRIGLLFAPEYLAKHILKVHQYNVTCATSIAQYAAIEALTAAKDAPKMMRYQYKKRRDYVYNRLIQMGLTVEKPTGAFYLFPYVGHLTSSSFNFALDLVKEAGLAVVPGTAFSEYGEGYLRLSYAYSIETLKEGCDRLEAFLKQKAKS from the coding sequence ATGGAACAATTCATTAATCCTAGAGTGAAGGACATCCAAATTTCTGGAATTCGCCAGTTTTCTAATATGATTCAAAGCTATGATAATCTTATCTCTTTAACAATTGGGCAACCCGATTTCCCTACACCTTCTCTAGTAAAAGAAGCAGCTAAACGGGCCATTACAGAAAATTATACAAGCTATACACATAACGCTGGTTTACTAGAATTACGCAAGGCAGCTTGTAACTTTGTAAAGGACAACTACAATTTACATTATTCACCTGAAAACGAAACCATTGTTACAATCGGTGCTAGTGAAGCGATCGATGTTGCATTCCGAACTATTTTAGAACCAGGAACGGAAGTAATTTTACCTGCTCCTATTTACCCTGGTTACGAGCCGATTATTCGACTATGTGGTGCAACTCCTATTTTTATAGATGTTCGTGAAACTGGATTTCGTTTAACAGCTGAAGCATTGCAAAATGCAATTACAGAACGAACAAGATGCGTCGTTTTACCGTATCCTTCTAATCCAACTGGTGTTACCTTATCAAAAGAAGAATTAGAAGATATTGTATCTGTCTTAAAAGATAAAAATATTTTCGTTCTTTCTGATGAAATTTATAGTGAACTTGTATATGAAGAAAAACACACATCTATCGCTCATTTCCCAGAAATGCGTGATAAGGCGATTGTCATTAACGGATTATCAAAATCACATTCTATGACCGGCTGGCGTATCGGACTTTTATTTGCTCCAGAATATTTAGCAAAACACATATTAAAAGTTCATCAATACAATGTTACATGTGCTACTTCAATCGCTCAATATGCTGCAATCGAAGCTTTAACAGCTGCTAAAGATGCCCCGAAGATGATGCGCTATCAATACAAAAAACGCCGTGATTACGTATATAATAGACTCATTCAAATGGGTTTAACGGTTGAGAAACCAACAGGTGCATTTTATTTATTCCCATATGTTGGACATTTAACATCTTCATCATTTAATTTTGCACTTGATCTTGTAAAAGAAGCCGGGCTAGCCGTTGTTCCTGGGACAGCATTTTCGGAATACGGTGAAGGCTACCTTCGCCTTTCCTATGCTTATAGCATCGAAACTTTAAAAGAAGGCTGTGACCGTTTAGAAGCCTTTCTAAAGCAAAAAGCTAAGAGTTAA
- a CDS encoding DUF3967 domain-containing protein yields MEAIYKTKDVTNKTGIPKHIVRKYSQLLEEHGYIISKTADARIYKLDDLKLLKSIHERAATLQEDISETIPIILKEKEAPPVPVIQDKQEIQPKEKEDGRNFEEFMLKLEMLAQLNEAIIHQNSTLITQNRLKDEKLDELMQQVYVKEGSQEKMLQDLVDHAAQTDALQKEKMDLLMNHMYKRESKQEEKMNKLVHQIYNKDSSRDAQLMQVIREIQETKKLVAASKEQSFFQSFRSLFIRTKQEKTNE; encoded by the coding sequence ATGGAAGCTATTTATAAAACGAAAGATGTTACAAATAAAACAGGTATCCCAAAACATATAGTCCGAAAATATAGCCAACTCTTAGAGGAACACGGTTATATCATTTCAAAAACAGCTGATGCTCGTATTTATAAATTGGATGATTTAAAACTATTAAAATCTATACATGAAAGAGCTGCTACATTACAAGAAGATATTTCAGAAACAATACCTATTATTTTAAAAGAAAAAGAGGCCCCACCTGTACCTGTTATTCAAGATAAGCAAGAAATACAACCAAAAGAAAAAGAAGATGGGCGTAACTTTGAGGAGTTCATGTTAAAACTTGAAATGCTTGCTCAATTAAATGAAGCAATTATTCATCAAAACTCTACTCTCATTACACAAAATCGTTTAAAAGACGAGAAATTAGATGAACTTATGCAACAAGTTTATGTAAAGGAAGGATCTCAAGAAAAAATGTTACAAGATCTAGTTGATCACGCCGCTCAAACAGATGCACTTCAGAAAGAAAAGATGGACTTATTAATGAATCATATGTATAAGCGAGAATCTAAACAAGAAGAAAAAATGAATAAACTTGTCCATCAAATTTACAATAAAGACAGCAGCCGTGATGCACAACTTATGCAAGTTATTCGCGAAATTCAAGAAACAAAAAAATTAGTCGCCGCCTCAAAAGAGCAAAGCTTCTTTCAATCATTTAGAAGTTTATTCATTCGAACAAAACAAGAAAAAACAAATGAATAA
- a CDS encoding sensor histidine kinase: protein MELIRDLMIQIAIIILPLFLYEAIRLNRYQEMLPKPNRYFIMFLSSVTLVLSMTYSICFGTICGYNFHPIPIVSGFLYGGIVGLIPAIIFVAYEWIVKGLSWLPIVEVIFLSIIPLFLSKKWSLFSRDKKLIIAFMIASFYVLVSLVFGMLNVLLETGFTPYISNLYSGYIFASLIMVMTMVFQVYLTEYLNENALLRTEMQKSEKLNIVSELAASVAHEVRNPLTVVRGFIQLLESTEDVKNKDYMRLVLAELDRAEQIISDYLNLARPQIEKKEHICLSAQLIEMTTLMSSFAAMQGVYLQVEISESLYTIGDKTKLKQAIMNVVKNGIEAIQGNKGYLKVTAIQKDEMIIIRVKDSGVGMTKEQLARLGQPYYSLKEKGTGLGLMVTFSILQAHNGTLEYKSESGKGTEAIIILPAVRYKE from the coding sequence ATGGAGCTGATTCGTGATTTAATGATCCAAATTGCCATCATTATTTTACCACTATTTTTATATGAAGCGATTCGTTTAAATCGCTATCAAGAAATGCTTCCGAAGCCTAATCGCTACTTTATTATGTTTTTATCTAGCGTTACACTCGTTCTCTCCATGACATACTCTATTTGTTTTGGTACCATTTGTGGATACAATTTTCATCCAATCCCAATTGTTAGTGGCTTTTTATATGGTGGGATTGTTGGGCTCATCCCTGCCATTATTTTTGTTGCATATGAATGGATTGTTAAGGGGCTCAGTTGGTTACCTATCGTAGAAGTTATATTTCTTTCAATAATTCCATTGTTTTTGTCAAAGAAATGGTCTCTTTTTTCAAGAGATAAGAAGTTAATAATAGCTTTTATGATTGCATCATTTTATGTTCTTGTTTCATTAGTATTTGGGATGTTGAATGTCCTTTTAGAAACAGGTTTTACACCGTACATATCTAATCTATATAGTGGGTATATATTTGCATCACTTATCATGGTTATGACAATGGTGTTTCAAGTGTATTTGACTGAGTATTTAAACGAAAATGCATTATTACGTACAGAAATGCAAAAATCAGAAAAACTTAATATTGTAAGTGAGTTAGCTGCAAGTGTTGCACATGAAGTTCGAAATCCGCTCACTGTGGTACGTGGGTTTATTCAATTGTTAGAGAGTACGGAAGACGTAAAAAACAAAGATTATATGCGTCTCGTATTAGCTGAACTGGATCGTGCTGAACAGATTATTTCAGATTATTTAAATTTGGCAAGGCCTCAAATTGAAAAAAAAGAACATATTTGTTTATCAGCACAATTAATTGAAATGACAACGCTTATGTCATCGTTTGCGGCGATGCAGGGCGTTTATTTGCAAGTTGAGATTTCTGAGAGCCTTTATACTATCGGTGATAAAACGAAATTGAAGCAAGCTATTATGAATGTTGTTAAAAATGGTATTGAAGCAATTCAAGGAAACAAAGGGTATTTAAAAGTCACGGCTATTCAAAAAGATGAAATGATAATAATAAGAGTTAAAGATAGTGGCGTTGGGATGACAAAAGAACAGTTAGCAAGGCTTGGACAACCGTATTATTCTTTAAAAGAAAAAGGAACAGGATTAGGTCTTATGGTAACATTTAGTATTTTACAAGCGCATAATGGTACATTGGAATATAAAAGTGAAAGCGGAAAAGGAACTGAAGCTATTATTATATTGCCAGCTGTACGATATAAGGAATAA